From a region of the Euwallacea similis isolate ESF13 chromosome 3, ESF131.1, whole genome shotgun sequence genome:
- the LOC136419629 gene encoding uncharacterized protein, giving the protein MAYFESPEFGKYLEPKNVFDYLNDSMAQFINNNNIWARNSTTPAVRIICAIMLRIGFILIQAGSIPVENAYMILFRNIFEIVTSVAAYGFLGYYFSFGKKTIYGFMNYEGYIGGQNADLSFAALGFSSCLLGTAISSSMLVARLHQLPMLIIAFLTSGVFLPILMCWCWSKHGWMTAMKLINQRVSVKDYGANLVVHVPSATIGLVGALCLRTRILKLKDVDRKSLRNEYSSRMVTGYLFIIIGHFGFYLPYAAYEPQHALMDYVNHISINSIMATGAGILVVILVMVLLTRDIYRYWIVVRSLQGGLAGLVTVAAGIDVYSHLESFGIASGGGMIFFFTSNLIHYSPLENCCNIVTIYLVCASIGILLPPLFDSRENLGLTIPFSLQFIDLLWQFLCLITIFLLTVIIFVSLFSLLYATGILKNFKKENHQRAQILHRKLPWKEEISPENNWSGMSNAFIAA; this is encoded by the exons ATGGCGTATTTCGAATCGCCTGAATTCGGCAAGTACTTGGAGCCCAAAAACGTATTTGATTACTTAAATGACTCTATGGCACAATtcatcaataataataatatatggGCTAGAAACTCAACTACTCCCGCCGTGAGAATCATATGTG CGATCATGCTCAGAATAGGCTTCATCCTAATCCAAGCAGGCAGCATCCCTGTAGAAAATGCCTACATGATCTTATTCCgcaatatatttgaaatagtCACATCCGTAGCTGCCTACGGATTTCTTGGCTATTACTTTTCGTTTGgcaaaaaaaccatttatGGATTCATGAACTATGAAGGATACATTGGAGGCCAGAATGCAGATCTCAGTTTTGCAGCTTTag GTTTTTCCTCGTGTCTCCTTGGAACTGCAATCTCCTCAAGCATGCTTGTAGCCCGTCTGCACCAACTTCCAATGCTTATTATAGCTTTTCTGACAAGTGGTGTTTTTCTGCCAATATTAATGTGCTGGTGCTGGAGTAAACATGGATGGATGACTGCGATGAAACTAATCAATCAAAGAGTCTCAGTCAAAGACTATGGAGCAAATTTAGTAGTCCATGTTCCATCAGCAACCATCGGCCTTGTGGGGGCACTTTGCTTAAGAACGAGGATTTTGAAGCTTAAAGATGTTGATCGCAAATCACTCAGGAATGAATATAGTAGCAGGATGGTGACCGGatatttattcataataatCGGACATTTTGGGTTCTACCTTCCCTATGCAGCTTACGAACCTCAACACGCTTTAATGGATTACGTAAATCATATTTCCATTAACAGTATAATGGCAACAGGAGCTGGGATTCTGGTGGTTATCCTTGTAATGGTGTTGTTAACTAGGGATATTTATCGCTATTGGATCGTTGTCAGGAGTCTTCAAGGAGGCCTTGCAGGACTTGTGACTGTTGCAGCTGGAATTGATGTTTACTCCCATCTAGAGAGTTTTGGAATAGCTTCAGGAGGTGGAATGATTTTCTTCTTCACTTCAAATCTCATTCACTATTCACCTTTAGAAAACTGCTGTAACATAGTCACCATCTATTTAGTGTGTGCAAGTATAGGAATTTTGCTTCCACCCCTTTTTGACTCTAGAGAAAACTTGGGACTCACAATTCCCTTCAGCCTTCAATTCATCGACTTATTATGGCAGTTTCTATGtcttataacaatttttttactaacagtaattatttttgtatcaCTATTCTCATTGTTGTATGCAACTGGCATattaaagaactttaaaaaGGAGAACCATCAGAGGGCACAGATATTGCACAGAAAATTGCCCTGGAAGGAGGAGATATCTCCAGAGAATAATTGGA